In the Cerasicoccus sp. TK19100 genome, GGCCACACCAGCAGCGACCCGCTAGGCCTGCACATCAGCAACGAGACACCCGGCCTGTTCATGTCCGAGAAAGTGCACTCCGTTTACGGCATGCCAACTCGTGGGCGCGTCGCGAAAAAAGCCGACACCGAAATGCAGTTGTTGGAAAAGCTCACTCAGGCCCCCGCCGCGTCCGACTCCGGCAACTACCTGCAGCACATGATGATGGATGCCATCGTCACCGAGCGGCGCGTGCAGGAAATCGTCGACCGCTACCGCCCACAGGCAAACTATCAAGGCAACCTCGGCCAGTCCTTGCGCAAGGTCGCCGCCATGGTCGCCAACGGCTTCGAAACGCGCGTGTACTTCGTGTCCCAAGGTGGCTATGACACCCACGCCAACCAGGCAGGTGGCCACGCCAACCGCCTCAACGAACTCTCCAACGCGCTCAGCGCCTTTCAGCAGGACCTGCAAAAACACGGCCTCGATGACCAGGTGCTGACGCTCGTCTTCTCCGAGTTTGGCCGCCGCCCCCAGCAAAACGGCAGCAACGGCACTGACCACGGAGCCGCCGCCCCGCTCTTCATCATGGGCAAGGATTTGCAGACGCCCCTCATGGGCAACCCGCCGGACCTCATCAACCTGGAAAACAAAGACCTGCGCCACGAATACGATTTCCGCCAAGTCTATGCGACCGTGATTCAGGACTGGTTCCAAGCCGACCCAAGCAAAGTCATCGACGGCCAATTCGACACCCTGCCGATCTTGTAGCTTCTAGACGCGGCTTCCTTTGCGGCAACGCTCGCTTACGGATTGGCCATCGACTCACCGGCGATGTGTCCGGTTGTCCATGCGGCCTGGAAATTGAAGCCGCCTGTAATGCCATCGATGTCGATACATTCACCGGCAAAGTGCAGCCCCGGAGCCATCTTGCTCTCCATGCGACGCCAGTCGATTTCCTTGCGACAGACCCCTCCGCAGGTGACAAACTCGTCCTTGTTCGTCGTCTTGCCCTGGATTGAGTAGCTGCCCGCCACGAGTTCCTGGATCAAGGCGTTTTCCTGATCCTTGGGCAGTTGCGCCCAGCGCATGTCTTCGCTAATACCGGATACGGAAACCAGTCGCTCCCAAAGCCGGCGCGGGATCGCGTCAAAAACCTTTGCCGTCACGTTGGTCTTGCCCGAACGCTTGCGCAGGCGGTTAAACTGCTCGCGGACTTGATTTTCCGTCGTCTGGCCAAGCCAATTAATGCTGATCGCGAAGTGGTAATTCTCCTCCTGTAGCGCCCTCGCCTCCCACGCTGAGAGCCGGAGAATCGCCGGGCCACTCAAGCCACGGTGGGTAATTAATATGGGGCCTTGTTGTGGCTTTCCGCCATCGTTGACGCGCACCTCGGCATCCTGCACCGAAAGCCCGGCCAAGCCATGCGTGCGCTTGTCCGCCACATTAAAGGCAAAGAGCGACGGTGCCAGCGGCTCAATCGTGTGGCCGAGCGCTTCGATCGCGCGGACCAAGGGCGAGGCCTTCAGCGAACCCGCCGCAATGCACACCGCGTCGGCACCATCCGTCTGGCCGTCCGTTCGCTCCAAGCGATAACCGCCGTCGCTGCGCGCAGTCAGCGACTTCAAACCCACGCCTTTGAGCCGTTCAATCCCCGCCTCTTGCGCACAGCGGAGAAAGCAATCTATGATCGTCTGCGAGTCGTCCGTTACGGGGAACATCCGCCCGTCATCCTCGCGCTTAATCTTGACGCCACGCGCGGCAAACCAGTCCAGCGTGTCCTGCGGCTGCCAGCGATGAAAGGCCGCGCGCAGCTCGCGTGAGCCGCGCGGATAGCGGGTGGAAAGCTCTTTGGGATCAAAGCACGAATGCGTCACGTTGCAGCGGCCGCCTCCCGAAATTTTGACCTTCGCCAGCCATTTTTGCCCACGCTCGTAGAGGGTGATTCTGGCACCGGGGTTCGCCTCAGCCGCAGTCAGCGCGGTAAAAAAGCCTGCCGCCCCGCCCCCGACAATTGCCAATCGGGGTGAGCGTTTCGAAGTTTGCGAAGCCTGCGCGCTTTTTTCCATGCGCATGGAGTTAGCTGCGATCATCGGCGAAAGACAAGGCCGGAACGAATCGGCTGGCGAATCACCACAAAGTGTTTTGACTAATGATTGCGCATCACGCTAGATCCATCACGTGCCACGAAACCAGCGCTCCAAATCATACTCGCGTTCAAAACGTAAAGACCTGAAAAAGCCGCTAACCGCGTTAACGGCAGTGATTCTACCGAGCGCCGCGCTGGTCAAGCTATCCGGCTGGATCAGCTATCAATATATATTGATCTATCTTGCGGTGATCTCGCTGATAACGTTCATCGCCTATCGGCGCGACAAACAAAAGGCGCAAACCGACGCTTGGCGAACACCGGAAAGCACCCTTCATATGATGGAGCTCGCGGGTGGCTGGCTTGCCGCCTTCTTCGCCCAAAGAACCTTCCGGCACAAGACCCAGAAAACATCCTTTCAGGTAACATTCTGGGCAATCGCCATTTTGCACAACTTGATCGCGCTGGAATACTTGCTCAATTGGCGTTTCACGAACGCGTTCATTCAGTTGATTAAAACTCACGCCGGATAGCGCTATCCAAGTGATTCCGGTGCCCCGGACTCCTATCGGAGCATCTTCTTATTGAATAAACAGGGCTTGTCGGGCGCGGGTTTTACCTTGAAACTGCGCGCATGACTCAACCTGCCTCCGAAGACGAACAACACGGCGAAGACTGGATTATCTGCGGACGCGCGGCCCTTGACGCCGTGTTCAAAAACCGCCCCAAGGCGCTGCGCAAACTATGGCTCGTTGAGGAAAATCAGGGCCCATTGGGTGAAATCTGCGCGTACCTGGCCGACGAAAAGCGCTCGTACTCGACGCAGACTTACGATCGCTTAACGCGCGTGGTTAAACACCCCAATCACGATGGCGTCATTGCGTTTATCGACCCGCCGCTCAAGCCGCAGTTTCAGATGTCCCACCTCGTCGACTGGCAAAAAAGCGGCGAGCCCCTGCTGATTATCGACCAGGTCGCGGCCCCCATTGAATTCGGTCGGCTGCTCAAAGTCGCGGTCAGCTTCAACATGCGCCGCGCCCTGGTGACCGATTCCCCGATGCAAGCGCCCATCGATGGCTCGGTTTACTCTGCCAGCCAAGGTGCCCTGGAGCATATTCGCTGCTACAGGATTGGTAAACTCGTGCCACTCTTTAAGCACATGGAGCCATATTTCCTGTCGATTGGTGTCGGCGGCCCCGGTGCCAGCCGCCCCAACTGGGCCAAGCCCTTGCGTGCCCCCGGCCGCTCGGCGGCAATCATTATCAGCGACCGTCCCGAAGGCATCGACAAGCGGATCGTCCCCCACTGCGAGCACCGCATTTACATCCCAACCAAGGGGCCGCTCCCACTGTCGGCAGCGGAAAATTTAGCCACGCTGCTCGCCTGGCTCACCGTCGAGGGCAAGCAGGGCAAGGACCGCGGATTCCGCGCGCGCCAAGCCGCCAAGAAGGCTGAAAAGAAGAAGTAATTCCTTTCGCCGAGTAATCGTTCTGCGCAACTTGCGCTACGCGGGCTTTCGCGTGGCCCACAGCGCGCCATCCACAATGAATTGCCACACGTGCGGGTGCTCATCGTATTCGGTAGGCTTGTGCCCGAGCGCGCAATAGAAGACCTTGCCAGCACCCCAGTTTTTGGTCCACGCGACCGGCATGTTAATCGTGTTGCCGTCGAACTGGTAATCCGTGGCCAGCAGAACGTTGTTACCCGGATCAACGTGCAGGTAGTATTGCTCGGAATCGTAGGCAAAGGTCGACGGCATGCCCGCAGTCAGCGGATGCTCCGGCTGCGTCACGCGCACCGCGTATTCGCCAACGTAGGGGTGCGAAACGAATTGGCCGCCCATCATGTGGCAGTAGTTCAGCGCCCCACGAAACGCGTCGCCCGAGCCATGCGCCGCCGCAAGGCCGGTGCCGTTCTTCACCGCATTCGTGAGCGCCGCTTCGCGCTCGTGCGAAAGCTCCGCCATAGTCACACACGGGATGATTAAGTCATATGAGGCCAGCTGCGTCGCATCATCGAGGCAGTCCAGTCCTTCGCATTGGGTGACGTCGTAACCATGCTCGGTCAGCGCGGCAACGTAGCGTTGGGCAATCTCTTTTGGGCTGTGGCCTTCCCAACCACCATGGAAAACAAGGGCTTTATAGGGCATGTTCTAGCTTGATAGGATTTCCGGATATGCTTGCAACCAAATTGAGTTGCCCTGCCCTCAGGCATCAGTTGATTGATATAAACGATGCCTCCCCCGAATATTCTCCTGATCACCGCCGACGACATGAACTGGGACGCCGTGGGTGTCTTCGGTTGCCCCGATGAAGCCACGACGCCCCACCTCGATCAGCTCGCGGCAGACGGCATACGCTTTGACCACGCTCATGTGACCATCGCCGTTTGCTGGCCATCGCGCTCGGCGATGATGACGGGGCGTTATCCTCACCGCAGCGGCGGCGAAGGCTTTCACCCATTACGTCAGGACAACGTCCCGATCCTGCCATCGCTCTTACGCGACGGCGGTTACCGCGTGGGCATTCTTGGCAAACTCGAACATTCAACCCCGTATGCCGAATTCCAGTGGGATATGGCGCTCGATCGCGAAGACCTCGGCCAGGGCCGCAATCCGGAAATCTACCGTCAGCGCGCGGCTGACTTTGTATCGCAAAGTAAAGCCAGTGGGCAGCCGTTTTTTCTGATGCTCAATAGCCACGATCCGCATCGGCCGTTTTACGGCAATGATGAATCTGCCTGGTATGACGACCGGGAATCACCGGCGGCGAAACCATCAAAAACCTTTACGCCGGATGAAGTCACCACTCCCGATTTTTTAACGGATCTACCGGAAGTCCGCCTGGAAGTATCCGAGTATTACAGTTCGGTTCGGCGCTGCGATGATACCGTGGGCGAAACGCTGGCCATGCTGCGCGAGCAAGGCCTCGAAAACAACACGCTCGTCATCTTTTTGTCCGACAACGGCATGGCCTTCCCGTTTGCCAAAACCAACTGCTACCTGCATAGCACGCGGACCCCCTGGATCATGCGCTGGCCGGGCGTCATTCAGTCTGGCACCGTAGACCGCGAGCATTTCGTGACCGGCATCGACATTGCCCCCACCCTTCTGGAGGCCGCTGGCGTCGCACAACCGGATGGCATGGACGGCGAATCATTTTTGCCCGTTTTACGTGGCGAAAAGCAAGGCGGCCGCGCGTTGGCGTTTACGCAATTTCACCAGACCGCAGGCCAACGAAACTACCCGATGCGCTGCGTGCAAAACCGCCGCTTTGGCTATATTTTCAACCCGTGGTCCAACGGCCAGCGCGTCTTTATGAACGAATCCCAGGCCGGGAGGACTTTTAACGCCATGCAAGCCGCCGCCGCGCAGGACCCCGAACTTGCCGCTCGCGTGCAGCTCTTTCTCTATCGTGTGCCGGAGGAATTTTACGATTTCCAGAACGACCCGCATGCCCTTGTAAACCTGATCGACGATCCCGCTTATGCCGATGAGCTCAACGCGCTGCGAAACGAATTGGAAGCTTGGATGCAGCGAACTGAAGACCCCACACTCACCGCGTTTCGTAACCGCAATTCCGCCGAAGCCCGTGAGGCATTCATGGCCGAATGTGGCGAACGTTAACCCAATTTTTTATGAAGAAACGCCCGAACATCATGCTCCTCGTCGCCGAAGACACTGGCCGCCACCAAGGCTGTTATGGCGACCCCGTGAACTGCACCCCGGCTGTGGACTCCATTGCGGCAGCTGGCACTCGCTACACGAATGCGTTTTCCACGGCACCGGTTTGCGCGCCCAGCCGCTCTGCCATGATGATGGGCAAGACCGCGTTTTCGCAAGGCTCGCACCACATGCGCTCCATGTTGAAGCACCCGCCCAAGCTCTTCACCGAAGCGCTGCGTGAATCGGGTTACTACGTTAATTGGACGAATAAGACGGACTTCAACTTCGAGCCGCCGTCGAGCTTTGCCGACGATTGCAGCTCGTGGTATGACGACCTCGCCAGCGGAAAACTGAAAGACCGCCCGTGGCTGCTCTACCGCAATTACGAGATCAGCCACGAGAGCAAAATGTGGCCGGATGCCTGGGGTGACGCCGTAGCGCCGCATCTGACGGAGAGTGACCGCGTCGATCCGGCTCGCGTTCCCGTGCCCCCCTACCTCGCCGATACGCCGGAGATTCGCGCGGACATTGCGCGCTATTATGAGTCACTCATTGCGCAAAACAAAGGCATCGCCCAGGCGCTCGATGCACTGGAAAAATCCGGCGAGCGCGACAACACCATCATCTTTTACTTTTCGGATCACGGTCGCGGCTTGCTACGCGAAAAGCGCTGGATGTACGACGCCGGTATCCACCTGCCATTGATCGTAAGCGCACCCGGCATAACGACTCCCGGCAGCGTCAGCGATGAGCTCGTCAGTTGGTTAGATCTCTCCAAAACAATTCTGTCACTTTGCGATGCAAAGCCAATCGATGGCGCGCAGGGTCGCATCTTTCTGGGCCCGGATACGCAACCCGAGCCCAAGTATGTATTCGCCGGGCGCGACCGAATGGACGAGGTGTTCGACCGCGTCCGCGTCGCCCGCAGTCGCAAGTATCACTACATTCGAAACGACTTTCCGCAACTGCCTTGGGCTTCGCGCCAGCAATACATGGAAAAGCAGATCACCACGCAGCAGATGCGCGAACTGAACGCCAAGGGACAACTAAACGCCGCGCAAGCCAACTGGTTCTCAACGGAGAAACCCGCTGAAGAATTTTTCGACATCCAGCAGGATCCACATTGCCTGAACAATCTGGCCAGCGCCCCATCAGTTGGCAAAGAACTCGCCGCACACCGAAAGGCACTGGCTGAGTTCCTCGACCAAACCGGCGACTTGGGCCAGCGTCCCGAAGCCGACCTGATCGCCGAGGGAATCGTTGAAAACAAGTTGCCAGAGTATTACGAACGCGTCGCCCCATTGCCGGAAAATTACCGCATTGGTGACCTCGTGGAAGCCCCCGTCGAGATGCCAAAGTAAGGCACCGGAATTTTGCTACGAATCATTACTCTTATTAGCAGCCAATCGGTGTCTGTTTAAGAAATCGCTCCAGGTGCCGATAAATAGACTAACACTTTTCGACCCGGGACCTAACCCGCTGCGTCTCAAGTCACCGCGTCTATCCCGGTGACTGCTGCAAAGCCCTCCGCCTGAAGACATCTAAGGCGGAGGTGTCTTTGCCTGCTGTTATTTGATGCGGCGCACTTGCGAACTTGTCAGTTTAAGCCATGCTAAAACTATGCCCAACGCAAAACGCATCGCCATCACCGGGGCCACTGGCCTGGTCGGAACCGCGCTAACCACTGCCCTGCGTGCACGGGGGGATGAAGTGGTCCCCATTTCGCGCTCATCACAACCTGGCGGCGTCGTATGGGATGTTGAGCAAGGCGAGTTGCCAGACAATGCCCTGGAGGGCATTGATGCGGTTATCCACCTGGCCGGAGCGGGCGTTGCCGACGAACGCTGGACGGACGAGCGCAAACGCATTCTTCGCGACAGCCGCATCAAAAGCGCCAACATGCTCGTCGATGTCATGCGTAAAATGGCCAAGCCTCCAAGCGTCTTTCTCTCGGCCTCGGGCGTTGGCTACTACGGGGCGCAGCCCGGCGCGGAGGTCGATGAATCAGCACCGCTTGGACAGGGCTTTCTCGCGGAAATCTGCCGCGACTGGGAGTCTGCCGCCATGAATGCAACCTCGGTCGGTGCCCGCGTCGCCATTGCGCGAACCGGCGTTGTGCTTGCCGAAAATGGCGGCGCACTGGACCGCATGCTGCCGCCGTTTAAGCTCGGTGTGGGCGGCCCGATTGGCTCGGGCAAACAGCGCCTGGGCTGGATTGCCCTCGACGACGCCGTGTCGGCATACCTCTTTCTCCTGGATAACGACCAGGCATCCGGCCCGTATAATTTCTGTGCGCCAGAAATCGTGACCAACAAGGAGTTTGCTACCGCTCTGGGCAAGGCCCTCGACCGCCCAGCCAAAGTGCCCGCACCCAAAATCGCGCTCAAGCTGGCCTTTGGTGAGCTAGTCGACGAAACGCTGCTCGCCGATCAACCCGCCGTGCCCAAGCGACTGACCGAGATGGGCTTCAATTTTCAATTTCCTACGCTCGACGCCGCACTACGGCACATACTTAAATAAACCATGGCTGACACAAAGATCGATCTACTCGTGATTGGCGCGGGCATCGCCGGGCTCTTGGCAGCGCGCGAGCTCGTGGATAAACACGGCCTGCGGGTGGCCATTTTTGATAAGAGCCGCGGCGTAGGAGGCCGCATGGCGACTCGGCGAGATGGCGATGCGTCCTACGACCATGGCGCTCAGTTTTTCTCGGTGACCAACCCGCGATTCAAGACGTGGGTGGACCAGTGGCTCGACCAGCGCGTCGTAAAGTTGTGGTTCGAACAGTTTGGCGACGAGCCGCCCATGATGCGCTATGCCGCCCTGCCATCGATGACAGCGGTCGCGAAAAAATTAGTCGACGGCTTGGAACTCCACCGTCAGTCCAAGATAACATCGGCCAGTCGGGAGTCAGGCGAATGGATCCTGAAAACCGAGGACGGTAACACCTTTCGTGGCCAGCGCTTGCTGATCAATGCACCGGTGCCGCAGGCCCTGGAAATTCTCGATGCGGGCGGTGTTTCGCTGCCCTCCGAAGACGACGCATTCCTGCGCTCGATTCGCTACGCCAAGACCATCGCTGCCATGGCTGAGCTGGATGGCCCCAGTGGATTGCCTGCCCCCGGTCGCCTCAAGCTAAATCCCCCCGAGCCGATTCAATGGATGGCAGACAACCAGCAAAAAGGCATCAGCGCCTTGCCAGCGGTCACCATCCATAGCGGGCATGATTTTGCCGAAAAGTATTTTGACGCGCCTGATGACGAGCGCCTGCCGCTGCTCGTTGAGGCGGCAAAGCCACACCTCCAGGCCAATATCCTCTCCGTGAAGGGCCATCGTTGGAAATTCGCCCACCGCCTCACTGAGCATGATCGCGACTTTTACGCCAACGCCGGGCTCGGCCTGTGGATGGCGGGTGACAGTTTCCACGCCCCCAAGGTGGAGGGTGCCGCGATGTCTGGCCTGCTCGCGGCGGATGATATTGCCGCGTCAGTCTGACGCCTCCCGTGCCCGCCATGCCGATTCACTATATTTTGCCCGCCATCGCGGCGGCGCTGTATGCGCTGTCCTCGTTGTTCAGTAAGCGGGCGCTGCAGGAAGGCGCAGGCACTTTGCGGCTGTCGTTCATGACGAACGTCGCCTTCTTTTTGGCCTTTGCGCCGATGGCGCTGCTGGCCGACGGGCAGCCGGACTGGAGCCAAGTCCACTGGCCGATCCTGGCGGGCACGGGCTTTTTCATCGGCCATGTGCTGACTTTTGCCGCGATCAAGCTGGGCGATGTTTCCGTGCAAGCCCCGATGATGGGCACCAAGGTCGTCTTTGTCGCAGCCTTCAGCGTGATCATTGGTGCCGGCCATGTGCCACTGCATTGGTGGATTGGCGCGGGGCTGACGGCGGTCGCGATTTTCCTGCTGGGCTTTTCGGATTGGTCGAACCGCCGCGCAGTCTGGCGCACGGCGGTCATGGCACTGGCGGCATCGGCCGTGTTTGGTCTCACCGATGCGATGGTCATGAAACACGCGGGTGCCTTTGGCCCGGGCTGGTTTCTGGCTACCGTAAACGGCGTGATGCTGCTGGAGTCCCTGCTGTTAATCCCGTTCTTCGAAGGGGGCCTGCGCGGCATCCCCAAGCCAGCCTGGAAATGGTTGATCGGCGGCTCAACCCTCATGGCCATCCAGGCCGTGTGCATTGGCACATCCATCGCATTTTGGGGCGACGCCACGGCGGTGAATATCATCTACGCCTCCCGTGGGCTGTGGGGGATAGTGCTCGTGTGGCTGGTCGGCAGCTGGTTTGGCAACCGCGAACGCGAGGCTGGAGGCAAGGTGATGGGGCGGCGTATGGCGGGTGCCATGATGCTCGTCGCAGCGATCATTCTCGTGCTCATTTAGCGTTGCCCTGAGGCGGCATCGGCCTACGGTTTACCGCTTTTCTTCAACCGATATACAACATGGCCACCTATAAAACATTACCCGGATTCCGCGACTTCTACCCTGAAGACTGTTCGCTGCGCAATCATCTGTTTTCCGTGTGGCGACAGACTTCCAAGCGCTTCGGCTTTCAGGAATACGACGGCCCTGTGCTCGAATCCCTGGAACTGCTCACGGCCAAGAGTGGCCAGGAAATCGTTGGCCAGTTGTTTAATTTTGAAGACAAAGGCGGGCGCGCCGTCACCCTGCGCCCGGAGCTGACCCCCACCCTGGCCCGCATGGTAGGGGCCAAGGCCAACGCCCTGCCCCGCCCCGTCAAGTGGTTTAGCATCGGCGAGAATTTCCGCTACGAGCGCCAGCAAAAGGGACGCCTGCGCTCGTTCTACCAGTTTAACGCCGACATCCTCGGCGAGCCCGGCCCCATCGCCGATGCCGAGGTGATCGGCCTCCTCGTTGAGAGCCTTTGCAACCAGGGCTTACGCGCGGGTGAGTTCATTGTCCGCCTGAGCGACCGCAATCTGTGGTACTACTTCATCGAGAGCCTTGGTTTCTCGGGTGATCAAGCCACCGCCGCGCTCGGCGTGATCGACAAAATGGAGCGTATGCCGCCGGAGAAGTCCGAGGCCGCCTTGGCCGAGCTCGGTGCCAGCGATCCCGCCAAGGTCCTACAGGCTATTCAGGAGTTTCAGGAGCTGCCCGATGTCTGCGCGATTGCCGCCTTCCTCGACAAGATGGACCTCGCCAGCGACGCCCGCGAAAAGCTCAATGGCCGCTTGGAGGCCTGGCGCGAACTGCTTTCGCTGATCGACGCCGCCGGTCTGGATCATTTCGTAAAAGTCGACCTGCGTATAGTTCGTGGGCTGGCTTACTACACGGGCTTCGTTTTCGAGGCATTTCAAACCGTCGGCAAGGGCCGTGCATTGGCCGGTGGTGGTCGCTACGATGACCTCATTGAAAAGCTCGGTGGTGCCTCGATGCCGGCCGTTGGTTTCGGCATGGGTGACGTGGTTCTCATGGACCTGCTCGACGAGCTCAAGCGCCTGCCCAAGCTAATCGACAAGGCCGATGTGTTCCTCGTTTACAGCGGAGACGACGCCTTCAAGATCGCCTTGGCCGATGCCTACGCACTGCGCCGCCAAGGCCTCCGTGCCGAGCTCAGCTACAAGGGTGCCGGTATGGGCAAGCAGTTTAAGCAGGCATCCAGCTCGGGTGCCGATTTTGCCCTGGTTTACGGCCCAGAGGAGCTCGCGCAAGGGATCGTAACCGTCAAGCACATGCGCTCCGGTGAACAGCAGACCGTGCCTTCCGCCCAGTTGGTAGGCAGCGTGCTGGCCCTATGGCGCGAGGGCTAAGGCCCAATGCCTGCGGGGTGTATCCGCTCTAATTCTGCATAATTTGCAAAGTAACTGCTAATTAAATGTTTAGCAGACCCGATGAAGCATTTCTGGTTTCAATTCGTATTGTCATTGAATATTTTCAGTGATACTCAATGGTGACAAATACAAGCACAGGCACGGCATGAAGCTCAAGAATCTCATTCTCATCCTCCTATTAGGTGGTCTCGGCTACTTCGGATACACGTATCTAGTAACGAATTTTAGCTCCGAGGCGATGGTCTACAAACGCTTCGCCGGTGCCTTGCTTGATGGCGAATCCTCGCGAGTTAAGCAACTGGTCGCTGATCAATCGGTGCTGGAGGCATTTCAAGCTCGGCAGCAGCGGGAAAATTTTCTCAATGGTGACGTCCGCTTCACCTGGTATTCCTTCAAGGATAAAGTCGTCTCTGAGGACGGCAACACCATCACCCTGACCGTGCTCCAAAACGCGCGTGTCGATCCGCCCGGCCAAGATACCTTCTACGGTGCCGAAGTGCGCACCGACCGCCACGTGGTTACCTTGAAAAAATTCCAGTCCTCCTGGCAGATATCCAGCTTTCAGGATACGCCAACCATGCAGTATAAGGCGGAGAAAAAGTCTAAATGAGCTGGCTCCAGCAAAACCTGAAAATTGCCCTTATTTCCCTGGGCATCGCAGCGGTCGCCATCTTCTTTATTGTCTCCGGTGAGTCTGGTCCTGAGGCCGAAATCAACGGCCTGCTCGACAAGCTTTGCGATAAACTTTCCTACGAAACCCAGCCCGCAAAACTGTCCCAATTGACGTCAGCCAAAGAGCTGTCCGGCTACTTCACGGAAGACCCCTATTTGCTGGCTTGGCCCGGACGCGCCGCAGTGACCAGCCGCGACGGCGTTAGCGGCGTGTTTATGTATGTCTTTTCCTACGCGAGCGAGGCGGATGTATCCATGTCGAGTCGGCAAGTGACCATCGATGGCAACCGCGCCATTGTCACCGCCACCATCACGGGCCGTGCCACGGTCGCAGGTGACTCCGAGCGCCACTCCGGCCGCTACCGCATCGAGCTGGAAAAAATCGACGGCGACTGGCTAATCGCTTCCACCGAGCCGATTAACTAGAGCACCTACACTTTAAATAGATGTGCTCTAACGCTTCTGTGCGGCAATACCGCTGCTGTCAGTGACCACCTTGTAGCTGGAAGGCTTGGTGAAATAAAAGCTCAGCATGCCGGAGTTGCGCACGACTTTTTCAAGCTTGGCTTCAGCGATTACTTTGCCGTTGAAAGACGTCTTCACCAGTCTGGGGACCAGCAAACCGTCCATGCGCTCGTAGTCGGAAAACTCAGTAACCAGTGGCGTCGTGCCCTCCTCCGGCGCGTAGGCCCGACGGCTTTCCACGAACGAATTTGCGTCGATCCAGACATCCAGCACGTCGCCATGAGCGTAGCCTTCCAGCCGCACATGGTGCTCGGGGATGTTTTGCTCATTCAGCTCCAGGCCTTTGTAAGAGGTCGTCAAGCGGAAGGAATCCGGCGAATCAAACGGCGTCAAAAACGAGTTGTTCAGCAGGAAAAAGCGCAGCTGCTGCGGGGTCAATTTTCGCACGCCCAAACTGGGCTGACCAGCAATCCAGCGCCAGCCATCTTCCCCATCGTAAACCTGCGTGACCGTGCCATCCGGCGTATCCAGTGTGTAGCGGACTTCGCCACTGCTGCGCTGGGTTAGCTCAAACGCCATGCTGCGCCCGTCCTGCTCCAGCGTCCCCTTGACCGTAATGCTGTTAATTTTCAGATAAGCCGAAGCATCTGCCCGCGCCTCACGGTAGCGAATCTGTAAGTCGTGCAAGTCGCGCGACATCTGTCCATGCGCAACGGACGCAATGACAAGGGCTATGACGCATAGGCATAACTTATTCATAGTGGGAATCATACGACAGTTTCCACTCTATTGGAATTTGCGCGGCTGGCAAAATTATTCGCCGCCAAAAACGCGCTTTCCAGCCCGTCTAATTCACACCAAAACGCGAGCTACGCCTCACCTTGATCCAGCGCGATCTTATACAGGAACGCATCACGCAATGCCTCCAGCGAAGCCTCGATGATATCGT is a window encoding:
- a CDS encoding TIGR01777 family oxidoreductase — encoded protein: MPNAKRIAITGATGLVGTALTTALRARGDEVVPISRSSQPGGVVWDVEQGELPDNALEGIDAVIHLAGAGVADERWTDERKRILRDSRIKSANMLVDVMRKMAKPPSVFLSASGVGYYGAQPGAEVDESAPLGQGFLAEICRDWESAAMNATSVGARVAIARTGVVLAENGGALDRMLPPFKLGVGGPIGSGKQRLGWIALDDAVSAYLFLLDNDQASGPYNFCAPEIVTNKEFATALGKALDRPAKVPAPKIALKLAFGELVDETLLADQPAVPKRLTEMGFNFQFPTLDAALRHILK
- a CDS encoding nuclear transport factor 2 family protein is translated as MSWLQQNLKIALISLGIAAVAIFFIVSGESGPEAEINGLLDKLCDKLSYETQPAKLSQLTSAKELSGYFTEDPYLLAWPGRAAVTSRDGVSGVFMYVFSYASEADVSMSSRQVTIDGNRAIVTATITGRATVAGDSERHSGRYRIELEKIDGDWLIASTEPIN
- a CDS encoding DMT family transporter, whose product is MPIHYILPAIAAALYALSSLFSKRALQEGAGTLRLSFMTNVAFFLAFAPMALLADGQPDWSQVHWPILAGTGFFIGHVLTFAAIKLGDVSVQAPMMGTKVVFVAAFSVIIGAGHVPLHWWIGAGLTAVAIFLLGFSDWSNRRAVWRTAVMALAASAVFGLTDAMVMKHAGAFGPGWFLATVNGVMLLESLLLIPFFEGGLRGIPKPAWKWLIGGSTLMAIQAVCIGTSIAFWGDATAVNIIYASRGLWGIVLVWLVGSWFGNREREAGGKVMGRRMAGAMMLVAAIILVLI
- a CDS encoding sulfatase family protein: MKKRPNIMLLVAEDTGRHQGCYGDPVNCTPAVDSIAAAGTRYTNAFSTAPVCAPSRSAMMMGKTAFSQGSHHMRSMLKHPPKLFTEALRESGYYVNWTNKTDFNFEPPSSFADDCSSWYDDLASGKLKDRPWLLYRNYEISHESKMWPDAWGDAVAPHLTESDRVDPARVPVPPYLADTPEIRADIARYYESLIAQNKGIAQALDALEKSGERDNTIIFYFSDHGRGLLREKRWMYDAGIHLPLIVSAPGITTPGSVSDELVSWLDLSKTILSLCDAKPIDGAQGRIFLGPDTQPEPKYVFAGRDRMDEVFDRVRVARSRKYHYIRNDFPQLPWASRQQYMEKQITTQQMRELNAKGQLNAAQANWFSTEKPAEEFFDIQQDPHCLNNLASAPSVGKELAAHRKALAEFLDQTGDLGQRPEADLIAEGIVENKLPEYYERVAPLPENYRIGDLVEAPVEMPK
- the hisS gene encoding histidine--tRNA ligase gives rise to the protein MATYKTLPGFRDFYPEDCSLRNHLFSVWRQTSKRFGFQEYDGPVLESLELLTAKSGQEIVGQLFNFEDKGGRAVTLRPELTPTLARMVGAKANALPRPVKWFSIGENFRYERQQKGRLRSFYQFNADILGEPGPIADAEVIGLLVESLCNQGLRAGEFIVRLSDRNLWYYFIESLGFSGDQATAALGVIDKMERMPPEKSEAALAELGASDPAKVLQAIQEFQELPDVCAIAAFLDKMDLASDAREKLNGRLEAWRELLSLIDAAGLDHFVKVDLRIVRGLAYYTGFVFEAFQTVGKGRALAGGGRYDDLIEKLGGASMPAVGFGMGDVVLMDLLDELKRLPKLIDKADVFLVYSGDDAFKIALADAYALRRQGLRAELSYKGAGMGKQFKQASSSGADFALVYGPEELAQGIVTVKHMRSGEQQTVPSAQLVGSVLALWREG
- a CDS encoding NAD(P)/FAD-dependent oxidoreductase encodes the protein MADTKIDLLVIGAGIAGLLAARELVDKHGLRVAIFDKSRGVGGRMATRRDGDASYDHGAQFFSVTNPRFKTWVDQWLDQRVVKLWFEQFGDEPPMMRYAALPSMTAVAKKLVDGLELHRQSKITSASRESGEWILKTEDGNTFRGQRLLINAPVPQALEILDAGGVSLPSEDDAFLRSIRYAKTIAAMAELDGPSGLPAPGRLKLNPPEPIQWMADNQQKGISALPAVTIHSGHDFAEKYFDAPDDERLPLLVEAAKPHLQANILSVKGHRWKFAHRLTEHDRDFYANAGLGLWMAGDSFHAPKVEGAAMSGLLAADDIAASV